From a region of the Cucumis sativus cultivar 9930 chromosome 6, Cucumber_9930_V3, whole genome shotgun sequence genome:
- the LOC101221987 gene encoding signal peptide peptidase-like 4 isoform X1 has product MNSRGDVITTVLLGLMLSLSLVSAGDIVHQDSVAPTRPGCENNFVLVKVPTWVNGVEATEYVGVGARFGPSLESKEKHATRTRVALADPPDCCSMPRNKLAGEVILVLRGNCSFTSKANIAEGANASAILIINNSKELFKMVCEENETDVTIGIPAVMLPQDAGESLQKDLKSNISVSVQLYSPLRPVVDVAEVFLWLMAVGTVLLASYWSAWTAREVAIEQDKLLKDGSDELLQMEATGSSGYIDINTTAAILFVVIASCFLVMLYKLMSAWFLDVLVVLFCIGGAEGLQTCLVALLSWKKKKGVFRWFEHAAESYIKVPFFGAVSHLTLAVSPFCISFAVLWACYRKRSFAWIGQDILGIALIVTVLQIVRVPNLKVGTVLLSCAFLYDIFWVFVSKWWFHESVMIVVARGDKSGEDGIPMLLKIPRMFDPWGGYSIIGFGDIILPGLLVAFSLRYDWLAKKKLRAGYFVWAMTAYGTGLLITYVALNLMDGHGQPALLYIVPFTLGTFLTLGKQRRDLKILWTRGEPERPCPHIQLQPSSQH; this is encoded by the exons ATGAATTCGCGGGGAGATGTGATTACTACGGTACTTTTGGGTTTGATGCTGAGTTTGAGCTTGGTTTCAGCTGGGGATATAGTTCATCAGGACAGTGTTGCACCTACACGTCCTGGTTGTGAGAATAACTTCGTTCTG GTGAAAGTCCCTACTTGGGTCAATGGTGTAGAAGCCACTGAATATGTTGGTGTTGGTGCACGATTTGGCCCATCCTTAGAATCAAAGGAGAAACATGCCACCCGCACTAGAGTTGCTCTGGCGGATCCTCCTGATTGTTGCAGTATGCCCAGAAATAAG CTGGCTGGAGAGGTCATTTTGGTACTTCGTGGAAATTGTAGTTTCACAAGTAAGGCAAATATTGCAGAGGGTGCTAATGCTTCAGCCATCCTTATCATTAATAACAGTAAAG aACTTTTCAAGATGGTCTGTGAGGAGAATGAAACTGATGTAACCATAGGCATACCTGCTGTTATGCTCCCTCAAGATGCTGGTGAAAGCTTACAGAAGGATTTGAAGAGCAATATCTCAG TATCTGTGCAACTTTATTCCCCGCTTCGACCAGTAGTAGATGTTGCAGAAGTATTTTTATGGCTTATGGCTGTTGGTACTGTCTTGTTGGCCTCTTATTGGTCTGCATGGACTGCAAGAGAAGTGGCTATCGAGCAAGATAAGCTGTTGAAG GATGGTTCAGATGAATTGCTGCAGATGGAAGCAACTGGTTCCAGTGGTTACATAGATATTAACACTACAGCAGCAATTCTATTTGTCGTGATTGCTTCATGTTTCTTGGTTATGCTCTACAAACTAATGTCTGCCTGGTTTCTTGATGTTCTGGTGGTTCTGTTTTGCATTGGCGGTGCAGAG GGACTACAAACTTGCTTGGTGGCTTTGTTATCATG gaagaagaagaaaggagt TTTCAGATGGTTTGAACATGCTGCTGAGTCATATATCAAAGTACCCTTCTTTGGAGCGGTGTCACATCTTACGTTGGCAGTTTCTCCTTTCTGCATATCATTCGCTGTTCTTTGGGCTTGTTACCGCAAAAGATCTTTTGCTTGGATAGGCCAAGATATCCTT GGTATTGCGCTCATAGTTACAGTCCTCCAGATTGTTCGAGTTCCTAATCTCAAG GTTGGGACGGTGCTCCTCAGCTGTGCCTTCTTATATGACATATTTTGGGTATTTGTATCAAAATGGTGGTTCCACGAGAGTGTTATGATAGTG GTTGCTCGTGGAGATAAGAGTGGAGAAGATGGTATTCCCATGTTGCTAAAGATTCCACGGATGTTTGATCCTTGGGGAGGGTACAGCATTATCGGATTTGGTGATATTATCTTGCCAGGACTTTTAGTTGCATTTTCACTAAG ATATGATTGGCTTGCAAAAAAGAAACTCCGGGCAGGTTACTTCGTCTGGGCAATGACTGCTTATGGCACAG GCCTACTCATCACTTATGTAGCTTTGAATTTAATGGATGGACATGGGCAACCAGCTTTGTTATACATTGTTCCTTTCACCCTTG GCACATTTTTGACTCTGGGAAAGCAAAGAAGGGATCTTAAGATTCTTTGGACAAGAGGAGAACCAGAAAGGCCTTGTCCACACATCCAACTCCAACCCTCATCTCAACATTAA
- the LOC101202751 gene encoding U-box domain-containing protein 33, with translation MAGSSGEDLVYVAVGNDINECKLNLVYAIKHSGGRRICILHVHEPAKFIPILGTKFLASSMKEEEVNAYRELERQDADKILDVFLLLCHQAGARAEKLYFESDKIKKGIVELVSLHGIRSLVMGAAADKYYSRKMTKIRSRKAMYVHLNAAASCQIQFVCKGQLIRIREACPQETHADISPSSPQSQNINGVSWRTEQFGLFNGRISNSPTIVMERLTISETISNASGSPFERSYATSPSSGYMDVASSRTEEDAYGLGLNSPLLLTNFATKTSPPHFSGFQQDGSADDSLYIQLEKAIADAANARREAFREALKRAKAEKELDEAICWAKVSETLYAEESRGRKDAEEELSKEREELDDVKNQVNEMMKELQIARNNGLKLENQIAQSDEMVKELEQKILSAIELLHNYKNDRDELLKQRDEALKELDDIRTRQVEAMSQHSAQLISEFSFSEIVEATRKFDPSLKIVTDANGSMYKGLLYNTEVSIKMLCSHNLQNPVDFQREVDALSKLRHPNIATLIGVCPEACILVYDYFPNGNLEDRLACKDNSSPLSWKTRILIATQLCSALIFIHSNKICKTVHGDMKPSNILLDANYVPKLAGFGTCHFLTHDEKLSYNENLSVGYDAKRNHEFPLTTELDIYSFGTVLLSLLTGKSYLRMKEDVQIAIKKRKLKDVLDPRAGDWPFVQAEQLAQLALRCCDTDSMYRPDLVSDVWRVLEPMRASCGGSLSVCLSFGDQQVQPPPYFICPIFQEVMEDPHVAADGFTYEAEALRGWLDSGHDTSPMTNLRLDHQNLVPNRALRSVIQEWLQQHQ, from the exons ATGGCTGGTAGTAGTGGAGAAGATTTGGTTTATGTGGCTGTGGGAAATGATATAAACGAGTGTAAATTGAATTTGGTTTATGCTATAAAGCACTCGGGTGGGAGGAGGATTTGCATCCTTCATGTTCATGAACCAGCAAAGTTCATTCCAATCT TGGGAACAAAATTTTTGGCAAGTTCaatgaaagaagaggaagTAAATGCATATCGCGAACTTGAGAGGCAGGATGCTGATAAGATTCTCGATGTATTTCTTCTCCTCTGTCACCAAGCTGGG GCTCGGGCAGAGAAACTTTATTTTGAATCCGACAAAATTAAGAAGGGAATTGTCGAACTTGTCTCGCTTCATGGAATTAGAAGCCTTGTTATGGGTGCAGCAGCAGATAAGTATTACTCAAG aaaaatgacaaaaatcaGATCGAGGAAAGCTATGTATGTTCACCTGAATGCAGCAGCTTCCTGTCAAATTCAGTTTGTTTGCAAAGGGCAGTTAATTCGCATTAG GGAAGCTTGTCCACAGGAAACTCATGCAGATATCTCACCATCATCACCTCAGTCACAGAACATCAATGGGGTAAGTTGGAGAACAGAGCAGTTTGGCCTATTTAATGGGAGAATAAGCAACAGTCCAACAATTGTTATGGAAAGGCTTACGATTTCAGAGACCATTTCAAATGCTAGTGGGAGCCCTTTTGAACGTTCATATGCAACAAGTCCTTCTAGTGGATATATGGATGTTGCATCTTCCAGGACTGAGGAAGATGCCTATGGACTAGGATTAAATTCTCCTCTTCtgttgacaaattttgctaccAAAACTTCTCCTCCTCATTTTTCG GGATTCCAGCAAGATGGAAGTGCTGATGATAGTCTTTATATTCAACTTGAAAAGGCGATAGCTGATGCAGCAAACGCCAGGCGAGAAGCCTTTAGAGAGGCATTGAAGCGAGCAAAAGCTGAAAAAGAACTTGACGAAGCTATTTGCTGG GCTAAAGTTTCTGAAACCTTGTATGCTGAAGAGTCAAGAGGAAGGAAAGACGCTGAAGAAGAGCTgtcaaaagaaagagaagaactTGACGATGTGAAAAACCAAGTAAATGAAATGATGAAGGAGCTCCAAATTGCCCGAAATAACGGATTAAAATTAGAGAACCAAATTGCACAATCTGATGAGATGGTGAAGGAGTTGGAGCAGAAGATCCTCTCAGCCATAGAACTGCTgcataattacaaaaatgatcGAGATGAATTGCTGAAGCAACGAGATGAAGCACTCAAAGAATTGGATGACATAAGGACAAGACAAGTAGAGGCCATGTCTCAACATAGTGCTCAACTAATCTCCGAATTCTCATTCTCAGAAATTGTAGAAGCGACCCGGAAATTTGATCCCTCCCTCAAGATTGTAACGGATGCAAATGGAAGCATGTATAAAGGCCTGCTGTATAACACTGAGGTTTCCATAAAAATGCTCTGTTCTCATAACTTGCAGAATCCAGTAGACTTTCAACGTGAG GTCGATGCATTGAGTAAGCTTAGGCATCCCAATATTGCCACGCTCATTGGAGTCTGTCCCGAGGCTTGTATTCTTGTTTATGACTATTTTCCGAATGGAAATTTAGAAGATAGGCTAGCTTGCAAGGACAATTCTTCTCCGTTATCATGGAAAACTCGGATACTTATTGCTACACAGTTATGCTCAGCtcttatatttattcattCGAATAAAATTTGCAAGACCGTTCATGGTGACATGAAGCCTTCCAATATACTATTGGATGCAAACTATGTTCCTAAACTTGCAGGATTTGGAACTTGTCATTTTTTGACTCATGATGAAAAGTTGAGTTACAATGAGAATTTATCTGTCGGATATGATGCGAAGAGGAATCATGAATTCCCTCTCACAACAGAGTTGGACATTTATTCATTTGGCACGGTATTACTAAGTTTGTTAACTGGAAAATCATACTTGAGGATGAAAGAAGATGTCCAGATCGCCATAAAGAAACGAAAATTGAAAGATGTATTGGATCCACGAGCAGGGGACTGGCCGTTCGTGCAGGCTGAACAGTTAGCCCAGTTGGCATTGAGGTGTTGTGATACAGATAGTATGTACAGGCCAGACCTTGTGTCTGATGTGTGGAGAGTACTTGAGCCAATGAGGGCTTCTTGTGGAGGTTCACTATCAGTATGCCTAAGCTTTGGGGACCAGCAAGTGCAACCTCCTCCTTATTTCATATGTCCTATTTTTCAG GAAGTCATGGAGGATCCTCATGTTGCAGCGGACGGGTTTACCTACGAGGCAGAGGCTTTGAGAGGATGGTTGGACAGTGGGCACGACACTTCACCGATGACAAACCTAAGGCTCGATCACCAAAACCTCGTCCCTAACCGTGCTCTTCGTTCTGTAATTCAAGAATGGTTGCAACAGCACCAGTAA
- the LOC101221987 gene encoding signal peptide peptidase-like 4 isoform X2, whose amino-acid sequence MNSRGDVITTVLLGLMLSLSLVSAGDIVHQDSVAPTRPGCENNFVLVKVPTWVNGVEATEYVGVGARFGPSLESKEKHATRTRVALADPPDCCSMPRNKLAGEVILVLRGNCSFTSKANIAEGANASAILIINNSKELFKMVCEENETDVTIGIPAVMLPQDAGESLQKDLKSNISVSVQLYSPLRPVVDVAEVFLWLMAVGTVLLASYWSAWTAREVAIEQDKLLKDGSDELLQMEATGSSGYIDINTTAAILFVVIASCFLVMLYKLMSAWFLDVLVVLFCIGGAEGLQTCLVALLSCFRWFEHAAESYIKVPFFGAVSHLTLAVSPFCISFAVLWACYRKRSFAWIGQDILGIALIVTVLQIVRVPNLKVGTVLLSCAFLYDIFWVFVSKWWFHESVMIVVARGDKSGEDGIPMLLKIPRMFDPWGGYSIIGFGDIILPGLLVAFSLRYDWLAKKKLRAGYFVWAMTAYGTGLLITYVALNLMDGHGQPALLYIVPFTLGTFLTLGKQRRDLKILWTRGEPERPCPHIQLQPSSQH is encoded by the exons ATGAATTCGCGGGGAGATGTGATTACTACGGTACTTTTGGGTTTGATGCTGAGTTTGAGCTTGGTTTCAGCTGGGGATATAGTTCATCAGGACAGTGTTGCACCTACACGTCCTGGTTGTGAGAATAACTTCGTTCTG GTGAAAGTCCCTACTTGGGTCAATGGTGTAGAAGCCACTGAATATGTTGGTGTTGGTGCACGATTTGGCCCATCCTTAGAATCAAAGGAGAAACATGCCACCCGCACTAGAGTTGCTCTGGCGGATCCTCCTGATTGTTGCAGTATGCCCAGAAATAAG CTGGCTGGAGAGGTCATTTTGGTACTTCGTGGAAATTGTAGTTTCACAAGTAAGGCAAATATTGCAGAGGGTGCTAATGCTTCAGCCATCCTTATCATTAATAACAGTAAAG aACTTTTCAAGATGGTCTGTGAGGAGAATGAAACTGATGTAACCATAGGCATACCTGCTGTTATGCTCCCTCAAGATGCTGGTGAAAGCTTACAGAAGGATTTGAAGAGCAATATCTCAG TATCTGTGCAACTTTATTCCCCGCTTCGACCAGTAGTAGATGTTGCAGAAGTATTTTTATGGCTTATGGCTGTTGGTACTGTCTTGTTGGCCTCTTATTGGTCTGCATGGACTGCAAGAGAAGTGGCTATCGAGCAAGATAAGCTGTTGAAG GATGGTTCAGATGAATTGCTGCAGATGGAAGCAACTGGTTCCAGTGGTTACATAGATATTAACACTACAGCAGCAATTCTATTTGTCGTGATTGCTTCATGTTTCTTGGTTATGCTCTACAAACTAATGTCTGCCTGGTTTCTTGATGTTCTGGTGGTTCTGTTTTGCATTGGCGGTGCAGAG GGACTACAAACTTGCTTGGTGGCTTTGTTATCATG TTTCAGATGGTTTGAACATGCTGCTGAGTCATATATCAAAGTACCCTTCTTTGGAGCGGTGTCACATCTTACGTTGGCAGTTTCTCCTTTCTGCATATCATTCGCTGTTCTTTGGGCTTGTTACCGCAAAAGATCTTTTGCTTGGATAGGCCAAGATATCCTT GGTATTGCGCTCATAGTTACAGTCCTCCAGATTGTTCGAGTTCCTAATCTCAAG GTTGGGACGGTGCTCCTCAGCTGTGCCTTCTTATATGACATATTTTGGGTATTTGTATCAAAATGGTGGTTCCACGAGAGTGTTATGATAGTG GTTGCTCGTGGAGATAAGAGTGGAGAAGATGGTATTCCCATGTTGCTAAAGATTCCACGGATGTTTGATCCTTGGGGAGGGTACAGCATTATCGGATTTGGTGATATTATCTTGCCAGGACTTTTAGTTGCATTTTCACTAAG ATATGATTGGCTTGCAAAAAAGAAACTCCGGGCAGGTTACTTCGTCTGGGCAATGACTGCTTATGGCACAG GCCTACTCATCACTTATGTAGCTTTGAATTTAATGGATGGACATGGGCAACCAGCTTTGTTATACATTGTTCCTTTCACCCTTG GCACATTTTTGACTCTGGGAAAGCAAAGAAGGGATCTTAAGATTCTTTGGACAAGAGGAGAACCAGAAAGGCCTTGTCCACACATCCAACTCCAACCCTCATCTCAACATTAA
- the LOC101222227 gene encoding uncharacterized protein LOC101222227 isoform X2 produces the protein MERPQKSRPPELIKLNDAAKLAAQLMSKMTNSEWKETGVDSESTAIEPEMRPPRLGLGAKVTRHFRNGPSNDPLDRKLYAKLDAGKKQAARKMSEDTPILNTKDDNDDDDDEEEESRTAIFSKKRAPKPVTMPPLQGKKKRR, from the exons ATGGAGAGGCCGCAGAAATCTAGACCTCCCGAACTTATTAAGTTGAATGATGCAGCGAAATTG GCAGCGCAGTTGATGAGCAAGATGACTAATTCCGAGTGGAAAGAAACTGGAGTTGATAGTGAATCAACTGCGATTGAACCCGAGATGCGACCTCCTAG ACTTGGACTTGGAGCCAAAGTAACACGCCATTTCAGAAATGGACCGTCTAATGACCCACTTGATAGAAAACTATATGCAAAATTAGATGCTGGGAAAAAACAAGCAGCTAGAAAGATGTCGGAGGATACTCCCATACTTAACACTAAAGATGACAACGATGACGACgacgatgaagaagaagagagtagAACTGCCATCTTCAGTAAGAAGCGAGCACCAAAGCCAGTAACTATGCCTCCTTTGCaggggaagaaaaagagaaggtaA
- the LOC101221987 gene encoding signal peptide peptidase-like 4 isoform X3, giving the protein MNSRGDVITTVLLGLMLSLSLVSAGDIVHQDSVAPTRPGCENNFVLVKVPTWVNGVEATEYVGVGARFGPSLESKEKHATRTRVALADPPDCCSMPRNKLAGEVILVLRGNCSFTSKANIAEGANASAILIINNSKELFKMVCEENETDVTIGIPAVMLPQDAGESLQKDLKSNISVSVQLYSPLRPVVDVAEVFLWLMAVGTVLLASYWSAWTAREVAIEQDKLLKDGSDELLQMEATGSSGYIDINTTAAILFVVIASCFLVMLYKLMSAWFLDVLVVLFCIGGAEKKKGVFRWFEHAAESYIKVPFFGAVSHLTLAVSPFCISFAVLWACYRKRSFAWIGQDILGIALIVTVLQIVRVPNLKVGTVLLSCAFLYDIFWVFVSKWWFHESVMIVVARGDKSGEDGIPMLLKIPRMFDPWGGYSIIGFGDIILPGLLVAFSLRYDWLAKKKLRAGYFVWAMTAYGTGLLITYVALNLMDGHGQPALLYIVPFTLGTFLTLGKQRRDLKILWTRGEPERPCPHIQLQPSSQH; this is encoded by the exons ATGAATTCGCGGGGAGATGTGATTACTACGGTACTTTTGGGTTTGATGCTGAGTTTGAGCTTGGTTTCAGCTGGGGATATAGTTCATCAGGACAGTGTTGCACCTACACGTCCTGGTTGTGAGAATAACTTCGTTCTG GTGAAAGTCCCTACTTGGGTCAATGGTGTAGAAGCCACTGAATATGTTGGTGTTGGTGCACGATTTGGCCCATCCTTAGAATCAAAGGAGAAACATGCCACCCGCACTAGAGTTGCTCTGGCGGATCCTCCTGATTGTTGCAGTATGCCCAGAAATAAG CTGGCTGGAGAGGTCATTTTGGTACTTCGTGGAAATTGTAGTTTCACAAGTAAGGCAAATATTGCAGAGGGTGCTAATGCTTCAGCCATCCTTATCATTAATAACAGTAAAG aACTTTTCAAGATGGTCTGTGAGGAGAATGAAACTGATGTAACCATAGGCATACCTGCTGTTATGCTCCCTCAAGATGCTGGTGAAAGCTTACAGAAGGATTTGAAGAGCAATATCTCAG TATCTGTGCAACTTTATTCCCCGCTTCGACCAGTAGTAGATGTTGCAGAAGTATTTTTATGGCTTATGGCTGTTGGTACTGTCTTGTTGGCCTCTTATTGGTCTGCATGGACTGCAAGAGAAGTGGCTATCGAGCAAGATAAGCTGTTGAAG GATGGTTCAGATGAATTGCTGCAGATGGAAGCAACTGGTTCCAGTGGTTACATAGATATTAACACTACAGCAGCAATTCTATTTGTCGTGATTGCTTCATGTTTCTTGGTTATGCTCTACAAACTAATGTCTGCCTGGTTTCTTGATGTTCTGGTGGTTCTGTTTTGCATTGGCGGTGCAGAG aagaagaaaggagt TTTCAGATGGTTTGAACATGCTGCTGAGTCATATATCAAAGTACCCTTCTTTGGAGCGGTGTCACATCTTACGTTGGCAGTTTCTCCTTTCTGCATATCATTCGCTGTTCTTTGGGCTTGTTACCGCAAAAGATCTTTTGCTTGGATAGGCCAAGATATCCTT GGTATTGCGCTCATAGTTACAGTCCTCCAGATTGTTCGAGTTCCTAATCTCAAG GTTGGGACGGTGCTCCTCAGCTGTGCCTTCTTATATGACATATTTTGGGTATTTGTATCAAAATGGTGGTTCCACGAGAGTGTTATGATAGTG GTTGCTCGTGGAGATAAGAGTGGAGAAGATGGTATTCCCATGTTGCTAAAGATTCCACGGATGTTTGATCCTTGGGGAGGGTACAGCATTATCGGATTTGGTGATATTATCTTGCCAGGACTTTTAGTTGCATTTTCACTAAG ATATGATTGGCTTGCAAAAAAGAAACTCCGGGCAGGTTACTTCGTCTGGGCAATGACTGCTTATGGCACAG GCCTACTCATCACTTATGTAGCTTTGAATTTAATGGATGGACATGGGCAACCAGCTTTGTTATACATTGTTCCTTTCACCCTTG GCACATTTTTGACTCTGGGAAAGCAAAGAAGGGATCTTAAGATTCTTTGGACAAGAGGAGAACCAGAAAGGCCTTGTCCACACATCCAACTCCAACCCTCATCTCAACATTAA
- the LOC101202990 gene encoding rop guanine nucleotide exchange factor 3, translating into MDKFSISDENFHLGFRPSSSSMDLNDHSTISDTSGQSPASGYSFSYCRTSSDASAFSDPTTDDGSFCTEPSPAILGRQCTRKYKHAVGDKADDQDAMDSEMEMMKERFAKLLLGEDMSGSGKGVCTAVTISNAITNLYATVFGQNLKLEPLPPEKKAMWKREMSCLLSVCDYIVEFFTLSQTLEDGTSLEVLNSRQRSDICLNLPALQKLDMMLLDILDSFQDTEFWYAEKGSMSSNSNRSRSGSFRRLSLQKEEKWWLPVPCIPSCGLSENARKHLRNKRECANQIHKAAMAINSTILAEMDIPESFIDTLPKSGKASIGDTIYRYMYSADKFSPEHLLDCLNIGSEHDALELADRIEASMYTWRRKACLSHSKSSWELVKDLMAETEKSDKNTILAERAETLLLSLKQRFPELSQTTLDTSKIQYNRDVGQAVLESYSRVLEGLAFNIVAWIEDVLFSDRSIRNQD; encoded by the exons ATGGACAAATTTTCCATCTCTGATGAAAATTTCCATCTGGGTTTCCgtccttcttcctcttccatggatctaaatgatcattcCACCATTTCTGACACTTCCGGTCAGTCTCCCGCCAGTGGCTACTCTTTCTCTTACTGCAGAACTAGCTCCGACGCTTCTGCTTTCTCTGACCCCACTACCGACGACGGTAGTTTCTGCACTGAGCCATCTCCGGCGATTCTGGGAAGACAGTGTACCAGAAAATATAAACACGCCGTCGGAGACAAGGCTGACGATCAAGACGCCATGGATTCCG AAATGGAGATGATGAAGGAGAGGTTTGCAAAGCTTTTGCTAGGAGAAGACATGTCAGGAAGTGGGAAAGGCGTCTGTACTGCTGTTACAATTTCAAACGCCATTACTAATCTTTACG CGACGGTGTTTGGACAGAATCTGAAACTAGAGCCATTGCCACCGGAGAAGAAAGCTATGTGGAAGAGAGAGATGAGTTGTTTGTTATCTGTTTGTGATTACATTGTTGAGTTCTTCACTTTATCTCAAACTTTGGAGGATGGAACATCACTGGAG GTGTTGAACAGCAGGCAAAGGTCAGATATATGTCTAAACCTTCCAGCATTGCAAAAGCTTGACATGATGCTCTTG GACATTTTAGACAGCTTTCAGGACACTGAGTTCTGGTATGCCGAAAAAGGAAGTATGTCGTCGAACTCGAATCGATCGAGATCTGGTTCATTTCGTCGACTCTCGTTGCAAAAAGAGGAGAAATGGTGGCTACCAGTTCCCTGCATTCCTTCGTGTGGTTTATCGGAGAATGCACGAAAACATCTCCGAAATAAACGTGAATGTGCAAATCAAATCCACAAAGCTGCTATGGCAATCAATAGTACCATACTTGCTGAAATGGACATTCCAGAGTCATTCATAGATACTCTTCCAAAG AGTGGGAAGGCAAGTATAGGCGATACGATATACCGCTACATGTACAGTGCAGACAAATTCTCACCCGAACATCTGCTCGATTGCTTGAACATAGGATCCGAACACGATGCGCTCGAACTTGCCGATCGGATCGAGGCTTCGATGTATACATGGAGAAGGAAAGCATGTCTAAGCCACTCAAAATCCTCATGGGAATTGGTAAAGGATCTAATGGCTGAAACGGAAAAGAGTGACAAAAACACTATTTTGGCAGAAAGAGCCGAGACCTTACTTTTGTCCTTGAAACAAAGGTTCCCAGAACTATCTCAAACGACGTTAGACACTAGCAAGATTCAATACAACAGG GATGTTGGACAGGCAGTGTTGGAGAGCTACTCAAGAGTGTTGGAAGGATTGGCATTCAACATTGTTGCTTGGATTGAAGATGTTCTTTTCTCTGATAGGTCCATAAGAAACCAAGATTAG
- the LOC101222227 gene encoding uncharacterized protein LOC101222227 isoform X1, giving the protein MAPCVSAQILTISLWIVVLCDRFEVGVASALSSNMERPQKSRPPELIKLNDAAKLAAQLMSKMTNSEWKETGVDSESTAIEPEMRPPRLGLGAKVTRHFRNGPSNDPLDRKLYAKLDAGKKQAARKMSEDTPILNTKDDNDDDDDEEEESRTAIFSKKRAPKPVTMPPLQGKKKRR; this is encoded by the exons ATGGCCCCTTGCGTGAGTGCTC AAATCCTTACAATTTCATTGTGGATCGTCGTTCTTTGCGACAGGTTTGAAGTGGGAGTAGCAAGCGCATTGAGCAGTAACATGGAGAGGCCGCAGAAATCTAGACCTCCCGAACTTATTAAGTTGAATGATGCAGCGAAATTG GCAGCGCAGTTGATGAGCAAGATGACTAATTCCGAGTGGAAAGAAACTGGAGTTGATAGTGAATCAACTGCGATTGAACCCGAGATGCGACCTCCTAG ACTTGGACTTGGAGCCAAAGTAACACGCCATTTCAGAAATGGACCGTCTAATGACCCACTTGATAGAAAACTATATGCAAAATTAGATGCTGGGAAAAAACAAGCAGCTAGAAAGATGTCGGAGGATACTCCCATACTTAACACTAAAGATGACAACGATGACGACgacgatgaagaagaagagagtagAACTGCCATCTTCAGTAAGAAGCGAGCACCAAAGCCAGTAACTATGCCTCCTTTGCaggggaagaaaaagagaaggtaA